One part of the Tolypothrix sp. NIES-4075 genome encodes these proteins:
- a CDS encoding RNA-guided endonuclease InsQ/TnpB family protein, giving the protein MCDKHQIIEERNEGKLSRSVLKTSGTGDSLAEFNNRCPIDRCPLICHIPELKEKPNYYTQKASLVQLKKDRPWYKEIHSQVLQEVPKKVEITFDRWLNGDSNGKKSGRPRFKSQGQYKTLTYPSFKRHHFANNKITLSKIGEVKVLVHRPIPDGFDIKTVSVTKKADGYYVTLSLNDKTVPTIKPDFDSNNIVGIDVGLIDFLVNSDNERIGAPKFLRQAERTLKSLQPKVSRRKKGSNRRKKAITQLSKQHKKVADTRKDFHFKTAKTLLQKYDVVAVEKLNIKGIAKTRLSKSINDAGWGQFLSILSNKAENAGLKVIAVNPNGTSQECSNCGHKVKKPLSQRMHNCPICHISLCRDLNAAINIKNRGASGLKARAIR; this is encoded by the coding sequence ATGTGTGACAAGCACCAAATCATTGAGGAGCGGAATGAAGGGAAACTTTCACGTTCCGTTTTGAAGACCAGCGGGACTGGTGACAGTCTCGCTGAGTTTAATAATCGTTGCCCAATTGATAGGTGTCCGTTAATTTGCCATATACCAGAATTAAAAGAAAAACCCAATTACTACACCCAAAAAGCGTCTCTAGTTCAACTAAAAAAAGATAGACCTTGGTACAAAGAGATTCACTCTCAAGTATTACAGGAAGTTCCAAAGAAAGTTGAAATTACTTTTGATAGATGGTTGAATGGTGACAGCAATGGGAAAAAATCAGGTCGTCCACGGTTTAAAAGTCAAGGACAGTACAAGACTCTTACTTATCCAAGTTTTAAGCGTCATCACTTTGCTAACAACAAGATCACGCTTTCAAAGATTGGTGAGGTGAAAGTCCTTGTTCATCGTCCAATACCAGACGGGTTTGATATTAAAACTGTATCTGTCACTAAAAAAGCTGATGGGTATTATGTGACTCTGAGTTTGAATGACAAGACAGTTCCCACAATTAAGCCTGACTTTGACAGTAACAATATTGTCGGTATAGATGTAGGATTGATTGATTTTCTCGTTAACTCTGACAACGAGAGGATTGGAGCACCGAAATTTCTACGTCAGGCAGAACGCACTCTTAAGTCGTTGCAGCCTAAAGTATCTAGAAGAAAGAAGGGTTCAAATCGTCGTAAAAAAGCAATTACCCAATTGAGCAAGCAACACAAAAAGGTTGCAGATACTCGGAAAGATTTTCACTTCAAAACTGCTAAAACTCTACTACAAAAATATGATGTTGTAGCCGTTGAAAAGTTAAATATCAAAGGGATTGCTAAGACGCGACTAAGCAAAAGCATTAATGATGCTGGATGGGGACAGTTCCTATCAATACTTTCAAACAAAGCCGAAAATGCTGGTTTGAAGGTAATAGCTGTGAATCCAAACGGAACGAGTCAAGAATGTTCTAACTGTGGTCATAAAGTTAAAAAGCCGTTATCCCAAAGAATGCACAATTGTCCGATATGCCATATCAGTTTGTGTAGGGATTTGAACGCGGCAATAAATATAAAGAACCGAGGGGCATCCGGTCTTAAAGCTCGTGCGATTCGTTGA
- a CDS encoding ATP-grasp domain-containing protein: MSKYDFQYFQGNSFSDLFAQDITDARYAFIPNYPATGSWAAYPNIKKYFIQDGSSEATKTSFDKICQKEPWKNLAVLGDRIPGIVIISPPKLLINYWQEHFGFSHSSIEMMDCSTYLDDLSQNSHFDKLITLFPFDNLQPEKHAVNPDIHYRLLSKVTLAELGVQCPKYSSYNLHTQSLEDIELPQFPYLIKTSHGLSGEGTYIIKSTSDLNYCFEEIRKYLDIKLLDTIIVSEFVKNQVQNYCVQFYVNKAGDITLIGTTSQLVTPEGNYLGGLINYRETDMSKFYEMIAAIGQYAHKLGYFGFIGFDVLEDQDGQLYVIDANFRINGSTPLCLQRHTLLSLGKEVAKYSSDYRMDGTLDSILVTLKPQLDRKDFIILSALEKVKYGKIYTEIYGIVSGEAIAQMQHIEQNLQNKGLQASA; the protein is encoded by the coding sequence ATGTCAAAATACGACTTTCAGTACTTTCAAGGGAATTCTTTTTCCGATCTGTTTGCTCAGGATATTACAGATGCACGTTATGCGTTCATCCCAAATTACCCTGCAACTGGCAGTTGGGCTGCTTACCCCAACATTAAAAAATACTTTATTCAAGACGGTAGTAGTGAAGCGACTAAAACCTCCTTTGACAAGATTTGCCAGAAGGAACCTTGGAAAAATCTGGCTGTGTTAGGCGATCGCATTCCAGGAATTGTGATTATTTCACCGCCAAAGTTACTAATTAACTACTGGCAGGAGCATTTTGGGTTCAGCCACTCGAGTATCGAGATGATGGATTGCTCAACTTATCTAGATGACCTCAGTCAGAACTCCCACTTTGACAAACTTATCACTTTATTTCCCTTTGATAATCTGCAACCAGAAAAACACGCCGTTAATCCAGACATCCACTACCGCTTGCTGAGTAAAGTAACGCTAGCCGAGTTAGGAGTGCAATGTCCGAAATACTCAAGCTACAATCTGCACACCCAGAGTCTCGAAGACATTGAGTTACCACAATTCCCCTACTTAATCAAAACGTCCCACGGGCTTTCAGGAGAAGGCACTTATATTATCAAAAGCACCAGCGATCTGAACTACTGCTTTGAAGAAATCAGGAAATATCTTGATATCAAGTTGCTCGATACGATTATTGTCTCAGAGTTCGTCAAAAATCAGGTGCAGAACTACTGCGTACAATTCTATGTTAACAAAGCGGGAGACATAACACTCATCGGCACGACGAGTCAACTCGTCACCCCAGAGGGTAACTATTTAGGGGGACTGATTAACTACCGCGAAACTGACATGAGCAAGTTCTATGAGATGATTGCTGCTATTGGTCAGTATGCTCATAAACTTGGGTATTTCGGTTTCATTGGCTTCGACGTGCTGGAAGACCAAGACGGACAGCTTTATGTAATTGATGCCAATTTCCGAATCAATGGTTCAACTCCGCTCTGCTTGCAACGCCATACCCTACTGTCCCTTGGAAAAGAGGTGGCTAAATATTCCAGTGATTACCGCATGGATGGGACGTTAGATTCGATTTTAGTAACTTTGAAACCACAACTGGATCGCAAAGACTTCATCATTTTATCGGCTTTAGAGAAAGTCAAGTACGGAAAAATTTACACCGAAATTTACGGGATTGTGAGTGGAGAGGCGATCGCTCAAATGCAGCACATCGAGCAAAACTTACAAAATAAGGGATTGCAGGCGAGCGCTTAA
- a CDS encoding DUF72 domain-containing protein translates to MANINIKQGIAYTWGSTPEERLMSFPCDRAPPSKFVFAIKGSRYLTHMKKLKDPIEPLSRLLERASGLEEKLDPILFQFPLCRICIVHTICYSICANLY, encoded by the coding sequence ATGGCAAATATCAATATAAAACAAGGGATTGCATATACTTGGGGGTCTACGCCTGAAGAGAGGCTGATGTCGTTTCCATGCGATCGCGCTCCCCCATCTAAGTTTGTTTTTGCCATCAAAGGTAGCCGTTATCTCACTCACATGAAGAAGTTAAAAGACCCGATAGAACCGCTATCTCGTCTACTCGAACGTGCATCTGGATTAGAAGAAAAGCTTGATCCTATTTTATTTCAGTTTCCTCTGTGCCGTATTTGTATTGTCCATACTATTTGTTACTCCATTTGTGCAAATCTTTACTGA
- a CDS encoding Crp/Fnr family transcriptional regulator — protein MSTHQQPLQNKQNRLLAGFPSEELTALHPHLEQVSLEHGQIIISPDEPIEFVYFPLNSLLSLVTLMENGSTVESGCIGREGMAGVPVLLDANTTPMQTLVQIPGQAVRIKAGIIKEAFDRSSALQKIFHRYIHTVIVVGSQSAACNRLHQIEARLSRWLLMSSDGVGSEELHLTHEFLATMLGVRRSGVSETASKLQGRGLISYRRGHIQILNRKNLETAACECYGMVKAEYNRLFG, from the coding sequence ATGTCCACTCACCAACAGCCACTTCAAAATAAACAAAATCGCCTCCTTGCCGGCTTTCCGAGTGAGGAGCTAACTGCATTGCATCCTCATCTGGAGCAAGTCTCACTCGAACATGGACAAATTATTATATCGCCTGATGAGCCTATCGAGTTTGTCTATTTCCCTCTTAACTCATTGCTTTCTTTAGTGACCCTGATGGAGAACGGCTCAACGGTCGAATCCGGCTGTATCGGGCGTGAGGGGATGGCAGGTGTGCCAGTTCTTTTGGATGCGAACACGACACCGATGCAGACGCTGGTACAAATTCCCGGTCAAGCCGTGCGTATCAAAGCAGGAATCATCAAAGAGGCGTTCGACAGAAGCAGTGCATTGCAAAAGATTTTCCACCGTTACATACATACAGTGATTGTTGTCGGTTCACAAAGCGCTGCCTGCAACCGTCTTCATCAAATAGAAGCAAGGCTTTCCCGGTGGTTGCTGATGAGCAGTGACGGTGTGGGTTCAGAGGAACTTCACCTCACCCATGAATTTCTTGCCACAATGCTCGGCGTTAGACGTTCTGGAGTCAGTGAAACTGCTAGTAAACTCCAAGGCAGGGGCTTGATCAGTTATCGACGCGGACACATCCAGATTCTTAACAGGAAGAATTTGGAAACAGCTGCCTGCGAATGTTACGGCATGGTCAAGGCAGAATATAACCGCTTGTTTGGCTGA
- a CDS encoding NUDIX hydrolase has product MKSAVAILPIDSDRNVYLVRQFRYALGKESIEVVCGAVEEDEPKIEAAKREIEEEVGIKASELID; this is encoded by the coding sequence ATGAAATCAGCCGTTGCTATTTTGCCTATAGATAGCGATCGCAACGTGTATCTAGTTCGGCAATTTCGCTACGCCCTTGGTAAAGAAAGTATTGAAGTAGTATGCGGTGCAGTTGAAGAGGATGAACCTAAAATTGAGGCAGCAAAACGTGAAATAGAAGAAGAAGTTGGCATCAAAGCATCGGAATTAATTGATTGA
- the ltrA gene encoding group II intron reverse transcriptase/maturase yields MSNTQSQQLMVEWHKINWRKLERNVYKLQKRIYRASARGDVKAFRRLQKTLMKSWSARALAVRRVTQDNTGKKTAGVDGVKSLSPVARLNLVIKLKLGTKVSPTRRVWIPKPGTDEKRPLGIPTMKDRALQALVKLALEPEWEARFEPNSYGFRPGRSCQDAIEAIFSAIRLKTKYVLDADLAKCFDRIDQEALLRKLNTFPTIRRQVRAWLKAGVMDGSHMFPTSEGTPQGGVISPLLANIALHGMEERIKQYAETFPGNKENNRGGLSLIRYADDFVILHEDITVVQRCKEIISEWLKGIGLELKPSKTRLAHTLIFYESEKPGFNFLGFNIRQFPVGKYQSGKNTNGKLLGFKTIITPSKEKRKVHYEKITRIIDAHKSAPQEALIKNLNPIIRGWANFYAKVVSKVAYSELDKLIYQKLNTWAKRRHPKKSGGWVAKRYWHTMKGENWVFATRKASLILTRLLTHADTPIVRHVKVKGESSPYDGNLVYWSSRMGNNPEMPKRVATLLKKQKGKCTHCGLFFLEDDVVEVDHIIPKSKGGKDEYKNLQLLHRHCHDTKTASDGSPGTKSGCNSAKPKPTRRLEKVADKWVMRYV; encoded by the coding sequence ATGTCTAATACACAGTCTCAACAACTGATGGTGGAATGGCACAAAATTAACTGGCGCAAGCTAGAGCGTAATGTGTATAAGCTCCAAAAGAGAATTTATCGAGCCTCTGCCCGTGGTGATGTGAAAGCATTTCGCAGACTTCAAAAGACGTTGATGAAGTCTTGGTCAGCAAGAGCATTAGCGGTTCGTAGAGTTACCCAAGATAACACCGGAAAGAAAACGGCAGGAGTGGACGGGGTTAAATCTCTATCCCCAGTAGCACGTTTAAATCTGGTAATTAAATTAAAACTGGGAACCAAGGTCAGCCCAACTAGGCGTGTATGGATTCCTAAACCTGGGACGGATGAGAAGCGACCTTTAGGCATACCTACAATGAAAGACCGCGCTCTTCAAGCACTTGTCAAACTGGCATTAGAACCAGAATGGGAAGCGCGATTTGAACCAAACTCATACGGGTTCAGACCAGGACGCTCATGCCAAGATGCAATCGAAGCAATCTTTAGCGCAATCAGGCTCAAGACAAAATATGTTCTAGATGCCGACCTTGCCAAATGCTTCGACCGCATTGACCAGGAAGCATTGTTAAGAAAACTAAATACATTCCCCACCATACGCCGACAAGTTCGTGCATGGTTAAAAGCGGGAGTGATGGACGGTAGTCACATGTTTCCAACATCTGAGGGAACACCGCAGGGTGGGGTCATTTCCCCACTTTTGGCAAATATTGCCCTCCACGGGATGGAAGAACGAATTAAGCAATACGCGGAAACCTTTCCTGGAAACAAAGAAAATAACCGCGGTGGATTAAGCCTTATTCGCTACGCCGACGACTTCGTAATTCTCCACGAAGATATAACCGTTGTCCAGAGATGTAAAGAGATAATCTCCGAATGGTTAAAAGGCATCGGGCTGGAATTAAAACCTAGCAAAACAAGATTGGCTCACACTCTCATATTCTATGAGAGTGAAAAACCAGGATTCAACTTCCTTGGTTTTAATATACGCCAATTCCCTGTGGGAAAGTACCAATCAGGTAAAAATACCAACGGAAAATTACTAGGATTTAAAACCATCATCACCCCAAGCAAAGAAAAGAGAAAGGTACACTATGAGAAAATCACCAGAATCATAGATGCCCACAAATCAGCACCACAAGAGGCGCTAATAAAAAATTTGAACCCAATTATCAGGGGATGGGCAAATTTCTATGCGAAGGTAGTAAGCAAGGTAGCTTACTCAGAACTGGATAAGCTCATATACCAAAAACTAAACACTTGGGCAAAACGCCGACACCCAAAAAAGAGTGGGGGATGGGTGGCAAAGAGATATTGGCACACCATGAAAGGCGAAAACTGGGTATTCGCAACCAGGAAGGCAAGTTTAATCTTAACTCGGTTACTGACTCATGCCGACACTCCGATAGTACGACATGTGAAAGTTAAAGGCGAATCGTCACCATACGACGGAAACCTGGTTTATTGGAGTTCAAGAATGGGTAACAACCCAGAAATGCCAAAAAGAGTGGCAACACTCCTGAAAAAGCAAAAAGGGAAATGTACTCACTGCGGATTGTTTTTCCTAGAAGATGATGTGGTGGAAGTTGACCATATCATCCCGAAATCAAAAGGTGGAAAGGATGAGTACAAAAATCTTCAACTTCTACACAGACATTGCCACGACACAAAGACTGCCAGCGATGGTAGTCCTGGTACAAAATCTGGCTGTAATAGTGCCAAGCCTAAACCCACCAGAAGACTTGAGAAAGTCGCGGATAAATGGGTAATGAGGTATGTGTGA
- a CDS encoding family 1 glycosylhydrolase: protein MAVVLNSKLPLEVWAGVECTVNRVGEEYFDQLERNGHAMRLDDLDLFAELGIKAIRYPVLWERTAPDGLENADWSWADERLGRLRELGINPIVGLVHHGSGPRHTSLVDPEFPEKLALYAGAVAERYPWVSFYTPVNEPLTTARFSGMYGHWYPHGRNELTFARAFLGQCRAIALSMKAIRKVNLNAQLVQTDDLGKVYSTPKLAYQAEFENERRWLTFDLLCGRVNSTHPMWGYLRYCGISEAQLEWFLQNPCPPEIMGINHYLTSDRFLDERKERYPACSHGSNGQDEYADVEAVRVCADGAGGPRTLLLEAWERYKLPIAVTEAHLNCTREEQLRWLYEVWNAALSLRDRGVDVRAVTAWSLLGTYDWTSLVTRWVGDYESGVFDLRSPRPRPTAIASMMRDLSAGRKPNHPVLDIPGWWHRQERLLYPAVSCGVGEVGRVGKDTIIPSSPPAPLAIVGATGTLGKAFARLCELRGITYYLLSRQEMDIGNPASVDAVLSKLKPWAVVNAAGYVRVDDAEREPDICIRVNAEGAANLATACARHNVALLTFSSDLVFDGTVSNPYMESDTVAPLNVYGCSKALAEKLVLKVNPSSLVIRTSAFFGPWDDYNFITIALRQLSAGNTFVAAEDAIVSPTYVPDLVHASLDLLIDRECGLWHLANKSAITWADLARLAAKKAGFNPSNIIALPTQELGLSAKRPNYSVLGSNRGELMSSLDSAMSRYFDECQRF from the coding sequence ATGGCTGTAGTGTTGAACTCAAAACTTCCTTTGGAAGTATGGGCTGGTGTGGAGTGTACGGTTAATCGTGTAGGTGAGGAGTATTTCGACCAGTTGGAACGCAACGGTCATGCAATGCGCTTGGATGACCTTGATTTATTCGCCGAACTGGGGATAAAGGCAATCCGCTACCCGGTGTTGTGGGAACGAACCGCGCCTGACGGGTTGGAGAATGCTGACTGGTCTTGGGCGGATGAGCGACTGGGGCGATTGCGGGAACTCGGTATCAATCCGATTGTGGGATTGGTACATCATGGTAGTGGTCCACGTCACACAAGTTTGGTAGACCCGGAATTTCCAGAAAAATTAGCTTTATACGCTGGTGCTGTAGCAGAACGCTATCCTTGGGTGAGCTTTTACACACCTGTAAACGAACCATTGACAACGGCGCGATTTAGTGGTATGTATGGGCACTGGTATCCTCACGGACGAAATGAGTTAACTTTTGCTCGTGCTTTCTTGGGTCAGTGTCGTGCGATCGCTCTTTCGATGAAGGCAATTCGCAAAGTCAACTTAAATGCCCAGCTAGTGCAAACTGACGATTTGGGCAAGGTTTACAGTACGCCAAAGTTGGCGTATCAGGCAGAGTTTGAGAATGAACGCCGTTGGTTGACCTTTGATTTATTGTGCGGTCGCGTCAATTCTACACATCCAATGTGGGGTTATTTACGCTACTGCGGCATTAGTGAAGCTCAATTGGAGTGGTTTTTGCAAAATCCCTGCCCACCGGAAATCATGGGGATTAACCACTATTTGACAAGCGATCGCTTTCTGGATGAACGCAAAGAACGCTATCCGGCTTGCTCGCATGGCAGCAATGGGCAAGATGAATACGCAGATGTAGAGGCAGTAAGGGTTTGTGCTGACGGTGCGGGTGGTCCGCGCACGTTGCTACTAGAAGCATGGGAACGCTACAAACTGCCGATTGCTGTTACTGAAGCTCACCTCAACTGTACCCGTGAAGAGCAGCTGCGCTGGCTTTATGAGGTTTGGAATGCAGCCCTCTCATTACGAGATCGAGGTGTAGATGTCCGTGCTGTCACTGCTTGGTCGCTGCTGGGCACTTACGATTGGACTAGCTTAGTTACTCGCTGGGTCGGCGATTACGAATCAGGGGTGTTTGATTTGCGATCGCCACGTCCCAGACCGACAGCGATCGCTTCTATGATGCGCGACCTATCCGCTGGGCGCAAACCGAATCATCCAGTACTTGATATACCCGGATGGTGGCATCGCCAAGAGCGCTTATTATACCCTGCGGTGAGTTGCGGAGTTGGAGAAGTAGGGAGAGTAGGAAAAGACACAATAATTCCATCATCTCCTCCTGCACCCCTTGCGATCGTCGGTGCGACAGGAACTTTAGGTAAGGCTTTTGCGCGGCTGTGCGAACTGCGGGGTATTACATATTACTTGCTCTCACGCCAAGAAATGGACATCGGCAATCCTGCCTCTGTGGATGCGGTGCTATCAAAGTTGAAACCGTGGGCAGTTGTCAACGCTGCGGGATATGTGCGGGTAGACGATGCAGAACGAGAACCAGATATTTGTATCAGGGTAAACGCTGAGGGGGCAGCAAATTTAGCTACTGCTTGCGCTCGTCATAACGTGGCACTGCTGACTTTCTCATCAGATTTAGTATTTGATGGTACGGTGTCCAACCCTTATATGGAAAGTGATACTGTCGCTCCCTTGAATGTCTATGGGTGTAGCAAAGCTTTAGCTGAAAAGCTGGTATTGAAGGTTAATCCCTCATCGCTGGTGATTCGCACTAGTGCCTTTTTTGGACCTTGGGATGATTACAACTTCATCACAATTGCCCTGCGACAATTATCTGCTGGGAATACTTTCGTCGCCGCAGAAGATGCCATTGTTTCCCCTACCTATGTGCCGGATCTTGTCCATGCCAGCCTTGATTTGTTGATTGACCGCGAGTGTGGTTTATGGCATTTGGCAAACAAAAGCGCTATAACTTGGGCTGACTTGGCACGACTAGCAGCGAAAAAAGCAGGCTTTAACCCTAGTAATATTATTGCCCTGCCAACGCAAGAACTTGGTTTGAGCGCTAAACGCCCAAATTACAGCGTTCTTGGTAGCAATAGGGGTGAGTTAATGTCATCTCTTGACAGTGCGATGTCTCGCTATTTTGATGAGTGTCAACGATTTTAG
- a CDS encoding phytanoyl-CoA dioxygenase family protein, with protein sequence MMTRRYNPQQIESFTQSVLNDGFCVLPNHFWEATLKAWHSAFIPKLTEHIAREGELRNRGTARYYVTLPFAAPFADTSIYEDEDILDIVERLVGADFVMCQLATDTPFLHSEYQDIHRDTLPLFPETGMETPPYQLAVNFPLVDVTLENGPMEIARGTHMMPKEEALRRIESGEIKLEPITMQLGDVMIRDVRGLHRGTPNYTDIPRPMVVIGYSRRWLFRPEVSIQIPRAAMTTLSERGRHLLRFNPIVESLDEVAGTEVYQSFAY encoded by the coding sequence ATGATGACAAGACGCTACAACCCTCAACAAATAGAATCGTTCACCCAATCGGTATTGAACGACGGCTTCTGCGTGTTGCCCAATCACTTTTGGGAAGCAACACTCAAAGCTTGGCACTCTGCTTTCATCCCAAAGCTAACTGAACATATCGCCCGCGAAGGAGAACTGCGTAATCGAGGTACAGCCCGCTATTATGTAACTTTGCCTTTCGCCGCTCCCTTTGCTGATACCAGTATCTATGAAGATGAAGATATCCTAGATATTGTGGAACGCTTGGTAGGGGCTGATTTCGTGATGTGTCAGTTGGCGACAGATACGCCTTTTCTGCATTCTGAGTATCAAGACATACATCGCGATACTTTGCCACTCTTTCCCGAAACTGGTATGGAAACACCACCGTATCAGCTAGCAGTCAACTTCCCACTGGTAGATGTGACTTTGGAAAACGGACCGATGGAGATTGCACGGGGTACGCACATGATGCCTAAAGAAGAAGCATTGCGCCGTATAGAGTCGGGTGAAATTAAGTTGGAACCGATAACTATGCAACTGGGAGACGTAATGATTCGCGATGTGCGTGGTCTTCACCGTGGCACACCTAACTACACAGACATCCCGCGTCCAATGGTCGTAATTGGCTATAGCCGTCGCTGGCTGTTTCGTCCTGAGGTGTCTATCCAGATACCGCGTGCTGCTATGACCACACTATCCGAACGAGGGCGTCACTTATTACGCTTTAATCCGATTGTGGAATCACTTGACGAAGTTGCTGGAACTGAGGTTTATCAGTCGTTCGCTTACTAG
- a CDS encoding isoaspartyl peptidase/L-asparaginase family protein: MTLAIIVHGGAKTISEDKVGANNAGCTAAAEAGWAVLTNGGTAAEAVEAAIRVLEADQTFNASLGATLNTEGEVELDAAIMEGASLGWGAIAAAQGVRHPISVARKIMDEKPRLLVARGAERFAADNGAEMCKKEDLIADEQWEEWKEEQEVLDRPNTVGCVALDANGVLAAGTSTGGTTNQQAGRVGDTALVGCGLYADNQLGACSTTGDGESIIPVVLAKTAIDFLSGDRHPDEAAQKAIKTLKSKVAGEAGCIILDRQGRVGWAYNSSHMACAYITTGQDEVAVFTKKEVPALSH; encoded by the coding sequence ATGACATTAGCTATTATTGTTCACGGTGGAGCAAAAACCATCTCCGAAGACAAAGTTGGAGCTAATAATGCAGGCTGCACAGCAGCAGCAGAGGCTGGTTGGGCAGTGCTGACAAATGGGGGTACTGCCGCAGAAGCAGTTGAGGCAGCTATCCGCGTACTGGAAGCTGACCAGACCTTTAATGCCAGTCTTGGCGCGACTCTCAACACCGAGGGAGAGGTAGAGCTAGACGCGGCGATAATGGAGGGAGCTTCCTTAGGTTGGGGAGCGATCGCAGCAGCTCAGGGCGTGCGTCATCCAATCTCGGTGGCACGGAAAATTATGGATGAAAAACCCAGGCTGCTAGTGGCGCGGGGTGCAGAACGCTTTGCCGCCGACAACGGAGCTGAGATGTGTAAAAAAGAAGACTTAATCGCGGATGAGCAGTGGGAGGAGTGGAAGGAAGAGCAGGAAGTTCTGGATCGCCCCAACACAGTTGGTTGCGTGGCTTTGGATGCTAACGGCGTCTTAGCTGCTGGCACCTCAACTGGTGGCACTACAAACCAGCAAGCCGGTCGTGTCGGCGATACTGCTCTTGTCGGGTGTGGCTTGTATGCTGACAATCAACTCGGCGCTTGCTCAACCACAGGTGATGGTGAGTCGATTATCCCGGTGGTTTTGGCTAAAACTGCGATTGATTTTCTTTCTGGAGATAGACATCCAGACGAAGCAGCACAGAAGGCGATCAAGACTTTGAAATCTAAGGTTGCAGGAGAAGCTGGGTGTATTATCTTAGACCGTCAGGGACGAGTTGGCTGGGCGTATAATTCATCGCATATGGCTTGCGCTTACATTACCACGGGACAAGATGAGGTGGCTGTATTTACCAAAAAAGAAGTTCCTGCTTTGTCTCATTAA